GCTTCATGATGATGCCCTTCGGTAGTGCCTTCGCTGTCAATAACCTCGGCCTTACCAACGAACAGCTGCCGGTCCTCTTTATGGTGTCTGGCGTAGTGGCACTGGTGGTACTGCCTTTGGTAGGTAAAATGGCAGACCGTATTGATAAATTTAAACTGTTTGCCATGAGTGCCGGTTGGATGATCATCATAGCACTCATCTACACAAGGCTTGGTCAGACGCCCTTTGTGATCGTTATGGCATGGAACGTCCTGCTGATGATCGGTATCCTGGGACGTAGCATTCCAAGTAATGCACTCATCAGCGCTGTGCCGCAAATGGAGGACAGAGGCGCTTTCATGAGTATCAATTCCTCCTTGCAACAAATTGCAGGCGGAGTTGCAGCTGCGATTGCAGGCATGATTGTCGTACAGAAAGATAAATACAGTCCGTTGGAAAATTATAACATTGTTGGTTATCTGATGACAGCACTCACCCTTGTCAGTATATGGACGGTGTATCGCGTGAGCGAGATAATCAAGGCCAGAATGCAGATGCAGAAAGCATAAGCGCGGAATCAAAAAAATAATTGTAAAGGTGTGTCCATATCGGCCACACCTTTTTTTATTTCTTTTTCAGTTGGATGATCACCCAGGTTGACCTTGTTTTTTCTTTCTTAATTATTAATAATCTGGTAACACGCTTCATTATTAAATCCTGTTTCCACGTTCTAGTTTTACAAAATCAATTTTATTACAAACCTGCTTATCAATGAGGAAAGTCACTGCGGTCAGTTTGCACTCGCATGGTGGATCTTTATGTACATCATCCTTCGGGCAATCGATTAAAAAACACATTTGTCACAACATCTTTATCAACCGAAAAGCCTTACAGATGTACGATTCCACGAATTGACAACTGAAACGCACGTCATTTGAATTTCTTCACGGGCATACATATACGCCCGGTAATCAATCATCATTTTCACACTAGCTAAATTAAAGCGCACTTTTATGAACAAATTTTATTTCAGTAGCCAGCTGCTGAATTTTTACGTAAAGGTTTTCTGTGCTTTTACGTGCATGGTCATATGCATCTGCCTCTTGTCACACGATGCGCACGCCCAGGGAAAATTCAGTGTCCAGGGTAAAATTACAGATGAAAAAAAACAACCGCTTCCCGGTGTCAGTGTATCTGAAGCCGGCACCAAGACAGGTGTTGTAACAGACGTTGACGGTCTGTACAAACTGGAGGTGAGCAGCTCCAATGCCACGCTGCACATCGCTTTCCTCGGCTACGACAGCAAAGATGTAGTGGTCGGCGGACAACACACTATTCATATATCATTAGCACCGCAACTTCGCCAACTCAATGATGTGGTCATCACCGGTTACGGTAAAACCAGCAAAAAAAATGTGGTAGGCTCCATCTCCTCTGTCAGCGCCGGTGAATTCACACAAGGTGTGATCAGCAGCCCCTCGATGCTGCTGCAGGGAAAGGTGCCCGGTCTTACTGTCACCAAAAGCGGGAATCCTAACCAATCGCCAACGGTTATACTGAGAGGTCCCTCTACCTTACGCTCCGGTGCGCAGGAGCCTTTTTATGTGATCGATGGCGTGCCTGGCGCTCCCATCGACCTGGTGGCGCCCGATGATATTGCCACTATCGACGTACTGAAAGATGGTGCCTCTACCGCCATATATGGCGCCAGAGCGGCCAACGGCGTGATCATGGTCACCACCCGCCGCCCTAAAACAGACCAGCTTCGCATCGCTTACAACGCATATGTAGGCATCGAAAAAGTAGCCAAACGCCTCGAAGTGCTTACCGGCGACGAACTCCGTAAATACCTCGCGGACAACGGACAGGTGCTGGCACCAGCCAACAACGACACTGTTCCGGGCACACAGAAACTGGTCAATACCGACTGGCAGAACGAAGTACAACGCACCGGTGTTTCACAGAACCATAACCTGTCTGTTATGGGTGGCTCTAAAGCCACTACCTATGGTTTTAGCGTGAACTACCTCGACAACCCGGGCATCATCAAAGGCTCTGCCCTTAACCGTATGAGCATACGGGCCAATGTTGGTCAACGTGCCTTCAACGACCGTCTGCGCCTCGATTTCTCTGTGTTCAATTCTTCCACCAAACAGGACAATGTGCCAGACGCGGTATTGTACAATATGCTCAACTACCTGCCTACGGTGGCGGTTACACGTCCTGACGGCAGCTTCACGGAAGATTTTGCCGGCAACATCAGAGGCAGCAACAACCCGGTGGCACTCATCGCTAATAATAAAGACCAGACCAAATCTTCCCGCTTCCTGGCCACCGGCCTGGCAGAAGTGAAGATCCTGCCCGGTCTTACCTATACCGCCAGCCTCACCACACAGCGCGAACAATTTAACCGCAACGTATATTACAACAGCCTCTCCGTACTCGCCAAAGGCAACGGCGGTAAGGCCAATCGTATCGCCTGGGCAAACACCCGTAATATCATCGAGTCTTATTTCAACTACGATAAGACCGTCGGAAAACACAACTTCAAAGTACTGGCTGGATACTCCTGGCAGGAAGACCGTAGCGGCGATGGTTTCGGCGTAACCACCCAGGGCTTCGGCAGCGATGCGCTCTCCTGGAACAACCTCGCTCTCAGCAATCCACCTGCCGGCACAGTCGTATTCGACAACTCCGCACAGACCACCCTCACCACGCTGCGCCTCATTTCCTACTACGGCAGGATCAACTACCAGTACGCAGATAAATACTACGTACAGGCCTCCCTGCGTAATGACGGCTCTTCCGCTTTCGGTAAAAACAACCGCTGGGGCTATTTCCCCGCTGCATCAGTGGGATGGCGTATCAGCCAGGAATCGTTCCTGAAAACCGTACGCGCGCTGGATGACCTGAAACTCCGCGTGAGCTACGGCATCTCCGGTAACTCCCTCGGCTTCGATCCGCTCACGGCGCAACTGCAATACAGCACCGTAGGCCGTTACTATGATAACGGTCAGCTGATCAACGCCATCGCGCCGGTACAAAACGCCAACCCCGACCTGAAATGGGAACGTACCGCCATGTTCAACGTGGGCGTGGACTTCACCCTGCTGAAAGGTAGACTGAGCGGCGCTATCGACTATTACGATAAACAAACCTCCGACCTCATCTGGAACTACCCGGTGTCCACTACGCAGTACATAGCCACTACCTTGCTGGCCAACGTAGGCAAAGTGAGCAACAAAGGCGTGGAAATCGTGCTGAACGCAGATGTGATCAGAGGTAAGAATTTCACCTGGAGAACAACTGTCAACGCTTCCCATAATACCAATAAAATCAGCTCGCTGGCCAACGATCAGTTTACCCTGAAAGATATCCCAACTGCTATCCTCGGTGGTAAAGGGCAGTCAGGCAACTGGAGCCAGAAAGTGCTGGAAGGCCAGCCTATCGGCACTTTCACGTTGTTCCACTACCTCGGTAAAGACAAAGATGGTATCTCCACCTATCAGAAAGCCGATGGCACCGTTACCACTTCGCCCAGCACCGCTGACCTGATGGTTGCCGGTTCCGCGCAACCGAAAGTCACCTACGGATGGAGCAACACCTTCCTGTATAAAGGTTTCGATCTGACCATTTTCATTCGTGGCGTGTCCGGCAACAAAATCCTGAACGCTACGCTGGCAGCCATCAATACACCGACCGACGCTAAAATGACCAACATCTCCAAATTCACGCTGGGAGAGTCTTACAACGATAAAAACTCCTTCCTGATCTCTGACCGGTTCCTGGAAAATGGTTCTTACCTCCGCATGGACAACCTCACCCTGGGTTATACTTTCAAAACGAAAAGCCAGTATATCCAGTCCATTCGTGTATACGGTAACGTTAACAACGTATTTACCATTACCAACTACAGGGGTATTGATCCGGAAATTGACCTCGGCGGCCTTACACCGGGTATCGACGTACGTAACTACTATCCGAAAACCCGTTCCTTCATTTTTGGTGTGAACGCTACTTTTTAATCATGAACGTTAAGCTACTGATGAATATGAAACTGCATAAATTACTGAATATAACCCTGGCAGCGGCCGTGGCCCTGTCCGGATGCCGCAAGCTGGATGTGGACGTGGAATCCCGTTACACGCCCGGTAACTTCCCCACCAACAACGCTTCCTACGCAGCGGCAGTAGGCGCGGTATATGCCCAGCTGGCCAACTCCAAATCCGGCGACGCCACCTACTTCATGAACGGTACCGGTTTCAGCTACGGCGTGGACTACTGGATGCTGCAGGAACTGAGCACTGACGAAGCCATCATCCCCGCCCGTGACGGTAACTACGACGACGGTGGTAAATACCGCTTCCTGCACCTGCATACCTGGACCGGCAACCTGCCTTTTGTGATCAGCTCGTGGCAATGGGGCTTCGGTGGCATCAATATCGCCAACAACGCGATGAACCTCGTCAAAAGCCTGCCGGATGGTCCACAGAAAAATACTGCTACCGCTGAACTGAAAGCCATGCGCTCTTTGTTCTACTTTTTTATGATGGACTCCTTCGGCAACGTTCCCATCGTAGATACGTACCCGGTGGCCTCCCTGCCGGAAACCAAACCACGTAAGGAAGTTTTCGCCTTCATCGAAAGTTCGCTGAAATCGGCGCTGCCTGATCTGCCCACCAAAGTGGACGGCTCTACCTATGGCCGCGCTACCAAATGGATGGCATTTGCCCTGCTGCAGAAAATGTACCTCAACGCGGAATACTACACCGGTACGCCCCGTTATACAGACGCAGTGGCCATGGCAGACAGTATCCTCATCAACGCGCCCTACACGCTGGACGGCGATTACAGCTCGATCTTCAAACCGGACAACGGTCCGCAGATCCGGGAAACCATCTTCGCCATTCCTTATGACGCCAATCTCATCCCCGGTTGCCACTTTACCCGTTTCGGCCTGCATCCTTTCCTGAAAGCGAAGTTCGACCTGCCGGACGCTTTCGGCCCCAGCGTGGCGCTCAGTACCATCGCCGATTTCTACGCTTTCTTCAACCTGCCCAACGACGTGCGCAACAACACCTGGCTGGCAGGAGGGCAATACAATAAAGATGGCTCAAAAAATATCGTCCGCACCAGCACCAAAACACTCGATGCCTCCTCCCAGGGACCTGACCAGCCTATCGACTGGTGGGTGACCATTACACCGGAAATGAAACTCAAACCCGGCGGCGAAGGAAAACTGGACGTAGGCAACGACCTGCTGGGACAACTCAAAGGCGTTCGCTCTATCAAATTCTATCCCGACAAAAACATCAATACGTCCACCCGCTTCCAGAACAACGATATGCCCGTGTTCCGCCTTTCTGATGTGTTGATGATGAAGGCAGAAGCGATCCTTCGCGGTGCTGCGCCTACAACGGTGAACGGGGAACTGCAAACGGCCGATGTGCTGGTAAATAAAATCCGCAGCCGTGCCGGTACTATACCGGTGGCCGGTATCACGCTCGACGACATGCTCGTGGAACGCGCCCGCGAATTTGCCTGGGAAGGATGGAGAAGAAATGACCTGATCCGCTTCGGTAAATTTGAAGGCCAATGGGGCTTTAAACAGAAAGACAATGATGTGTTCCGCCGCATATTCCCGATCCCGGAAATAGAACTGGCGCTGAACCCTAAACTGACCCGTAACCCGGGATATTAGGCCATTTGATTATTTAATCATTTAGTCATTTAAATATTTAGGGGGCTGTTTATCATAAACGGCCCCCTAAATATTTAAATGACTAAATGATCAAATGTTCCTGGCTTTCCCAAGACCCACACGGTACTTGTCCGGTGTACCGGAAATATGGATATGCATAAAACGGCCCTTTTTGCCTTTGTCCACGCTTTCGATGGCGTCTACCTGGTCAGCGTCCACTTCCTCCCGCTTACGGCCAAATAAAGCCTGAAAACCCACCTGTGTCACCATCCGCATAGGCACGCGGAGGTAATAGTTCATTTGCAGGTCCAGCGACTGTTTGCCAGAAACTTCTATATACCCCAACGAAGAGTTGATGTTCATGTTGGGTATTTCCAGTGTTCCGTTTTTAAAGGTCAGTTTATTCCGCAGGGTGTCAAATCGCACCATGCGCAGGTTTTTGTCCTTGAAATAGGAGGACATGGCCTGCATTGGCCCGAAATCCATCAGTACGCCGTTGTGGATCTCTACGTCCATCTGGGCGGCTGTTTCGCTTAACACGGGCGTCATGTCCGGATGCAGCCGCACATGACTTTTGATATGTCCGGAGAGCCTGCCTTTCAGGTTGTTGTTGAGCACCATGTCCTGCCCGAAGTTGTCAAACTTCAGCAGCATCCTGGTCATGTCCACACTGTCTAGCCGGATACCACTGCGGAAATAGAGTTTGGCGGGGTCGGAGGCATTAAGGACGCCACGCATCCCGATATGGCCGCCGGCCATCCGTACGGAAATGGTGTCTACCTTCACGCGCTGGTCTTTCTGCATATGCACATTGGCCAGTACTTCCTTCATCCACAGCCGTTGATAGCGTATTTTTCCGATGTTGACCTGCGCGTCAAAATTACTAAAGGGGATTTTGAAGATATTGAAGCCTGCGGCATGCAGACTGTCGTTTTCCCGGACGGTAGTGGGTTTGAGCGGTGCTTTGGCCTGTGCGGTATGATCTGCGAAGTCATAGTTCATCAACTCGTCCACATTCAGGTACTGTGATTTGAAGCTGAAGAAATTGTTGCGTTCTTTGCCCTGCCTGTCAGGCCCGGCATACAGCTTGAGGTTCATATCAAAATCAGTGGTGCCTATTTTACCGGTGAGCGTATCTACAACGAGATAGCGGTTGGCGCCATAACGAATTCTCCCCTTGATATTTTCCAGTTGTATCGGATGTTGTTTGAGCGTACCGGAAATATTGGCGATATGGGCGTCTACCCGTTTGAAGACGGTGTCATAACGCATGTTGAGCCTGGCCCTTAACCAGAGTTTTCCTGCTTCTTCATACCAATAGCCCTGTGGGATGAACTTACGCCCGCGCGGGCCGATCAGATCGTTGACGGCGATACGGTCCGACTTCAGGTCGAACGCCAGTTCGGTACGGCCTTTTTTGATTTTGTTGAACCAAAGCGGGTAGTTATTGAGCCTGGCTTTAAAGGCAAAGCCGCTGCTGTCGATATGACCGCTGAAGTTGCGTATCAGCAGGCTGGTATCGTTGATGGTGATGTCTGCGCCGAAATCATGCAGCGCATGCGGATATTGTTTGAAGGCCGCGCCGAGGTTAGTCAGCCGGAAAGTTCCTCTGGGCAAGGGGTTGGGATGCAGCAGTTCTTTGACTGACGTCTCCAGCGCCAGGCCGATATGGAAACCGGAAATCACTTCCTGCCTTAGTACTTTATGGGTACTATCTGCCAGCATCAGTTCCCCGGGATGAATGGCATCCCCGGACGCCCTGAAGGTGATGGCGATGGGCTTCTGTTGCGCGTGGAAGATGGCAGGCAAGTCGCTGACAGACCCACTGGCCTTTATATCGGAGCTGCCTATACGAAAAGCGATGGAATCGAGTTCCAGTCTGCCGTTGCGCAGTTGCGCGTGCAGGTTCATTTTGCGAACGGGCAGGGGATAGTTGGGTATACGGAATTCCAGGTTGCTGACGGTCAGCTCGCTTTGGACGCCTTCTTTCAGTTTGGCCAGCTGTTGTTCAGGAAGATGGATGTCTACCAGTTCCTTGAAGTTCATGTTCAATGCGATCTGTCCCTGCAGCTGTTCCAGGTCTTTGATGCCCAGGAACTCGCCCACAAACTTCAGGTCCAGCTCGGAATATACCTGCATCACGATTTGCGGGTCAGTGAAGTCTTTCATGACGAAATTACCTCTGAAAACACCCTGTCCCGGCCTGGCATTGATGCCAAGAAGGTGCAGCTCGGAAGTTTTCAGCGTATGGGCGTCGCCGTTGGTATAGTACCCTTTGAAGCCCAGTGAATCTACCTTACGGTCGATGTTTTTGTTCTGGAACCATACATTTTCGCAGCCGAAATTGACCCTGATAGCGGGAAGCTCGTTTTTTGAGAGTTTCCCTTTGACGGTGCCGTCGAAAAAGATGCGGCCGTCGCGGCGGTATTTTTCCATCATCGTGGCGATGTCGTTCGGCACCAGCGCAAAGAGGAGGTTCAGGTCTGGCCGGTCGCCTTTAACCTGTAGGTCCAGCCATGTTTCTTTGCCCAGCACGGCGTTGCCGGCCAGCGAGAGACTGGCATTTTCCAGTTTGACGGTACTGGGCGAGAGGAACAGCTGGTTTTTACGGAGGTCGTAGTTGCCTTTCAGGTCCAGCGACACTTTGCGGTTGCGGAACAACGTGCTGTCGGTGCGGCTCGTGAAATCGAACAGCATTTTACTGTCCAGTTCCAGCGCCATGCTATCGCCCTCCATCTTAAAAGAGGTTTTCATTTTATCAATATGGGACACCATTTTCCAGCCGGACACGGCGTCCAGATAAGTCACATCGATATTTTTCAGGATGACCCTTTTCAGGTCGAGGCTCAGTGCCTCTGCGCTGTCGGCGACGGCAGTAGCCACGCTGTCGGACTTAAAGGCATGTGCCTTGATCAGGTCTACTTCGCCATTGGCGGCACGGGCAATATGTACGTTACCGTTAGCCACTACAACGATACGCACCTGGTAGCGCCCCCGCAGAAGGTCTGGGAGACTGAAACCGGCATACAGCCTTTCCACTTCGTACAAAGGTTTCCCGTCCATGCGTTTGTTGGCATAAAAACGAACATGGTGTAAGGCAATGGACATATAGGGGAAATTGCTGAAAGGAGAGATGCTGCTTTTCTCCAGCACCAGTTCACCGGCAAATTGTTTATTCAGCTCGTCAACTGCCAGTTGGGTCAGGCGCTGTTGCTGACTGTACAGAATACCACCTGCGATGCCGGTCAACAGCAACAAGGCAGCCAGCGATATCAGCACCACACGGATGATTTTTTTTCCTGCTTTCATGTTAAAGGCCACTCTGAGGCGTAAAAATATTTAAAATATGCGCGGGGTGTATATGGACGGATGTTGGGGATGTGTTAAAGTTTTGCAGGATAAGTAAAGTTGCTTTATTATTTTTAGCGGTGATGAAAATCTGATCGTATGATGAAAAAATATGCTGCTCTGCTGGCAGCCACCACACTGGCTTTGACGCTGCACGCACAGGAAACGAAGTTGCCAGGCCACGCCGGCAACCCGGTCATACCGGGATGGTATGCCGACCCTGAAGGCATGGTGCTCGGTAAAAAATACTGGATATTCCCCACTTTTTCCGCGCCGTATGAACAACAGGTGTTTTTCGATGCTTTTTCTTCCGATGACCTTGTCCACTGGAAAAAACATCCGCGTATCCTGGATTCTGCCGCCGTCAAATGGGCTAAACGCGCAATGTGGGCGCCCGCTGTGGTCCAAAAAGGGAAACAGTATTTTTTCTTCTTCGGCGCCAACGATATTCAGCATAATGGCGAACGTGGCGGTATAGGCGTGGCCGTAGCCGACAAACCAGAAGGCCCTTACCGTGATTATCTCGGCAAACCGCTGGTAGACAGTATCTTCCATGGCGCTCAACCAATCGACCAGTACGTGTTCAGGGACAAAGACGGGGCTTATTACCTGATCTATGGCGGATGGGGGCACTGTAATATCGCCCGGCTGAAAGATGATTTTACGGGCTTCATACCATTTGCTGATGGTACTGTTTTCCGGGAGATAACACCCGAAAAATACGTGGAAGGACCTACGATGTTTATGAAGAACGGAAAGTATTACTTTATGTGGTCGGAAGGTGGTTGGACCGGCCCGGACTATTGTGTGGCCTATGCTATCGCCGACAGTCCTGTCGGGCCTTTTAAGCGCATCGGTAAAATCCTGGAGCAGGACGAAACCATCGCCAGGGGCGCAGGCCATCACTCGGTGATTCACAATGCCAAACACGACCAGTGGTTTATCGTGTACCACCGCCCACCGCTGGACAAAAAAGGAGCCAACGAAAGGGAAACCTGCATCGATAAAATGGAATTTAATGCAGATGGTACCATCCGCCCGGTAGTGATGACCAAGGAAGGCGTCGCCGCGCTGAAACTCTGAGTGGTCAGGCGCGGGCGCTGTTGCGGTCATTGGTCAGCATCTTGCCGGACGATGGAAAGATGCCGGGGGCGGCAGGCTGGCTTTTTCGGCGATGCTGCACAAATACAATAGTAGCGACAATACCTGTCAGCCCGGCAATGCATACGGTCGCCCGCGGGCCTATCCACTGGGCCATCAGGCCTGTCAGCAGACTGCCGATAGGAATCATGCCCTGGTAGGCCATGATGTAGTAACTGATCGCCCTGGCACGCATGGCCGGAATGGCGTGTGTCTGGATATAAGTATTGATGGCCGAGGTCTGCGCCATCATGCCTACACCGGACAAAGTCATGAATAACAGCGCCAGTGGCAACCAGCCGGCATAGGAGAGCAACACCAGGCTCAAACCAAATATCAGGCTGGAGGTGATCAGTATTTTGACCAGGTCTTTACCGGCCTTTAATTGCGCCATATAAATGGCCGCCGCAATGGAACCCAGCCCGGCAGCACTTTCAAACCAACTGAAAGTCCTAGCGCTGCCGTTAAAAATATCCTTGGCGAAAATAGGCATCAGGGTGTTGAAGGGCATCACCAGCAGACTGCTGGCGGTAAGCATCAGCAATAGGGAGGAAAGGTCCCTGTCATGGGAAATATATTGCCATCCCTCTCTCAGTTCTGCCCAGATACTGCGTTCTGACTTCACGATCACGGGCAGGTCCATCTTCATCATAAACAACGAAATCAATACCGGGACATAGCTGAGAAAGTTACCGGCAAAACAGATATCTTCCCCGAAGGTGCTCAGCACAATGCCTGCCAGCGCCGGACCGGCAATACGGGCGAAGTTGGCCATAGTGGAGTTGAGCGCAATGGCATTAGGAAGGTCCTCCTTGTTTTCTACCATTTCCATCATCAGAGACTGCCGGCAGGTAACATCAAATGCGTTGATAATGCCCTGTACGAGCGACAGGAAAATAATGCCGGGAATATTGTAAAACCGCAACAGGATCATCAGCGCCAGCGCGCCTGCCTGCGCCATCGAAATCACCTGTGTGATGATCATCAGGCGGTAACGGTTATGGCGGTCAATGTAACTGCCTGCATAAGGTGACAGGAAAAGGGAAGGAATAAGGCTGACAAAGCTGACCACACCCAGTAGTACCGCGGAATTGGTTAACCGGTACACCAGCCAGCACGCAGCTGTTTTCTGCATCCAGGTACCTATCAGGGAAATAGATTGTCCGTAAAAAAAGAGCCGGTAGTTCCGGGATTTTAAAGAGCGAAATACATCCATCAAAAATTTATTTATGAAAGCGGGAATGCCAGGCATTCCTTTTAATAATCTGATGGTGCAAATTTCGGTCAGATCGATATATTTGTAAAATAGATTGTTTTAATGATATCCATTGGTAAAAACGATTGATCTATGGAACTCCGGCAACTGGCTTATTTTGTGAAAGCCGCGGAAACAGCCCACTTTACGGAGGCTGCAGCGGCCATGTATATTACACAGTCC
This sequence is a window from Chitinophaga varians. Protein-coding genes within it:
- a CDS encoding SusC/RagA family TonB-linked outer membrane protein, whose protein sequence is MNKFYFSSQLLNFYVKVFCAFTCMVICICLLSHDAHAQGKFSVQGKITDEKKQPLPGVSVSEAGTKTGVVTDVDGLYKLEVSSSNATLHIAFLGYDSKDVVVGGQHTIHISLAPQLRQLNDVVITGYGKTSKKNVVGSISSVSAGEFTQGVISSPSMLLQGKVPGLTVTKSGNPNQSPTVILRGPSTLRSGAQEPFYVIDGVPGAPIDLVAPDDIATIDVLKDGASTAIYGARAANGVIMVTTRRPKTDQLRIAYNAYVGIEKVAKRLEVLTGDELRKYLADNGQVLAPANNDTVPGTQKLVNTDWQNEVQRTGVSQNHNLSVMGGSKATTYGFSVNYLDNPGIIKGSALNRMSIRANVGQRAFNDRLRLDFSVFNSSTKQDNVPDAVLYNMLNYLPTVAVTRPDGSFTEDFAGNIRGSNNPVALIANNKDQTKSSRFLATGLAEVKILPGLTYTASLTTQREQFNRNVYYNSLSVLAKGNGGKANRIAWANTRNIIESYFNYDKTVGKHNFKVLAGYSWQEDRSGDGFGVTTQGFGSDALSWNNLALSNPPAGTVVFDNSAQTTLTTLRLISYYGRINYQYADKYYVQASLRNDGSSAFGKNNRWGYFPAASVGWRISQESFLKTVRALDDLKLRVSYGISGNSLGFDPLTAQLQYSTVGRYYDNGQLINAIAPVQNANPDLKWERTAMFNVGVDFTLLKGRLSGAIDYYDKQTSDLIWNYPVSTTQYIATTLLANVGKVSNKGVEIVLNADVIRGKNFTWRTTVNASHNTNKISSLANDQFTLKDIPTAILGGKGQSGNWSQKVLEGQPIGTFTLFHYLGKDKDGISTYQKADGTVTTSPSTADLMVAGSAQPKVTYGWSNTFLYKGFDLTIFIRGVSGNKILNATLAAINTPTDAKMTNISKFTLGESYNDKNSFLISDRFLENGSYLRMDNLTLGYTFKTKSQYIQSIRVYGNVNNVFTITNYRGIDPEIDLGGLTPGIDVRNYYPKTRSFIFGVNATF
- a CDS encoding RagB/SusD family nutrient uptake outer membrane protein, with the translated sequence MNVKLLMNMKLHKLLNITLAAAVALSGCRKLDVDVESRYTPGNFPTNNASYAAAVGAVYAQLANSKSGDATYFMNGTGFSYGVDYWMLQELSTDEAIIPARDGNYDDGGKYRFLHLHTWTGNLPFVISSWQWGFGGINIANNAMNLVKSLPDGPQKNTATAELKAMRSLFYFFMMDSFGNVPIVDTYPVASLPETKPRKEVFAFIESSLKSALPDLPTKVDGSTYGRATKWMAFALLQKMYLNAEYYTGTPRYTDAVAMADSILINAPYTLDGDYSSIFKPDNGPQIRETIFAIPYDANLIPGCHFTRFGLHPFLKAKFDLPDAFGPSVALSTIADFYAFFNLPNDVRNNTWLAGGQYNKDGSKNIVRTSTKTLDASSQGPDQPIDWWVTITPEMKLKPGGEGKLDVGNDLLGQLKGVRSIKFYPDKNINTSTRFQNNDMPVFRLSDVLMMKAEAILRGAAPTTVNGELQTADVLVNKIRSRAGTIPVAGITLDDMLVERAREFAWEGWRRNDLIRFGKFEGQWGFKQKDNDVFRRIFPIPEIELALNPKLTRNPGY
- a CDS encoding AsmA-like C-terminal region-containing protein, with protein sequence MKAGKKIIRVVLISLAALLLLTGIAGGILYSQQQRLTQLAVDELNKQFAGELVLEKSSISPFSNFPYMSIALHHVRFYANKRMDGKPLYEVERLYAGFSLPDLLRGRYQVRIVVVANGNVHIARAANGEVDLIKAHAFKSDSVATAVADSAEALSLDLKRVILKNIDVTYLDAVSGWKMVSHIDKMKTSFKMEGDSMALELDSKMLFDFTSRTDSTLFRNRKVSLDLKGNYDLRKNQLFLSPSTVKLENASLSLAGNAVLGKETWLDLQVKGDRPDLNLLFALVPNDIATMMEKYRRDGRIFFDGTVKGKLSKNELPAIRVNFGCENVWFQNKNIDRKVDSLGFKGYYTNGDAHTLKTSELHLLGINARPGQGVFRGNFVMKDFTDPQIVMQVYSELDLKFVGEFLGIKDLEQLQGQIALNMNFKELVDIHLPEQQLAKLKEGVQSELTVSNLEFRIPNYPLPVRKMNLHAQLRNGRLELDSIAFRIGSSDIKASGSVSDLPAIFHAQQKPIAITFRASGDAIHPGELMLADSTHKVLRQEVISGFHIGLALETSVKELLHPNPLPRGTFRLTNLGAAFKQYPHALHDFGADITINDTSLLIRNFSGHIDSSGFAFKARLNNYPLWFNKIKKGRTELAFDLKSDRIAVNDLIGPRGRKFIPQGYWYEEAGKLWLRARLNMRYDTVFKRVDAHIANISGTLKQHPIQLENIKGRIRYGANRYLVVDTLTGKIGTTDFDMNLKLYAGPDRQGKERNNFFSFKSQYLNVDELMNYDFADHTAQAKAPLKPTTVRENDSLHAAGFNIFKIPFSNFDAQVNIGKIRYQRLWMKEVLANVHMQKDQRVKVDTISVRMAGGHIGMRGVLNASDPAKLYFRSGIRLDSVDMTRMLLKFDNFGQDMVLNNNLKGRLSGHIKSHVRLHPDMTPVLSETAAQMDVEIHNGVLMDFGPMQAMSSYFKDKNLRMVRFDTLRNKLTFKNGTLEIPNMNINSSLGYIEVSGKQSLDLQMNYYLRVPMRMVTQVGFQALFGRKREEVDADQVDAIESVDKGKKGRFMHIHISGTPDKYRVGLGKARNI
- a CDS encoding glycoside hydrolase family 43 protein — its product is MMKKYAALLAATTLALTLHAQETKLPGHAGNPVIPGWYADPEGMVLGKKYWIFPTFSAPYEQQVFFDAFSSDDLVHWKKHPRILDSAAVKWAKRAMWAPAVVQKGKQYFFFFGANDIQHNGERGGIGVAVADKPEGPYRDYLGKPLVDSIFHGAQPIDQYVFRDKDGAYYLIYGGWGHCNIARLKDDFTGFIPFADGTVFREITPEKYVEGPTMFMKNGKYYFMWSEGGWTGPDYCVAYAIADSPVGPFKRIGKILEQDETIARGAGHHSVIHNAKHDQWFIVYHRPPLDKKGANERETCIDKMEFNADGTIRPVVMTKEGVAALKL
- a CDS encoding MFS transporter; protein product: MDVFRSLKSRNYRLFFYGQSISLIGTWMQKTAACWLVYRLTNSAVLLGVVSFVSLIPSLFLSPYAGSYIDRHNRYRLMIITQVISMAQAGALALMILLRFYNIPGIIFLSLVQGIINAFDVTCRQSLMMEMVENKEDLPNAIALNSTMANFARIAGPALAGIVLSTFGEDICFAGNFLSYVPVLISLFMMKMDLPVIVKSERSIWAELREGWQYISHDRDLSSLLLMLTASSLLVMPFNTLMPIFAKDIFNGSARTFSWFESAAGLGSIAAAIYMAQLKAGKDLVKILITSSLIFGLSLVLLSYAGWLPLALLFMTLSGVGMMAQTSAINTYIQTHAIPAMRARAISYYIMAYQGMIPIGSLLTGLMAQWIGPRATVCIAGLTGIVATIVFVQHRRKSQPAAPGIFPSSGKMLTNDRNSARA